The DNA region AATGTATCTCTCTTATCCTCTTTATCTCTTTTTCTTCAAGCGGCTCTTCTGGGCGGCCTGGTGGCCTTAGAATTGGCCTTGAGCCGGTCTTTTTGTAGTGTAGGTAAATTTGATTTACCCTTCTAAGGGTAATCTTTTGGATGAAGGCAATCTTTTTGTCGTTGAGCTTTGCCATACCCCAATAACATTTCCTCACGGGAAATGATTTTGGGATAAGACATAGAAAAACAGGCATGGGAAAAGTTTATAAATTCCCTAAAATATTCACTTCTTATTAGGCAAGCCGCGGTCGCCTAGCCTGGGAGGGCGCCAGACTGAAGATCTGGTATTCCGCTGGTTCAAATCCGGCCCGCGGCACTCTAAACTTTTTCTCATATTTACGATACGCTTAATCCAAAAACTTAGAAATAACTCTATTTTTAGGGCCAGAATTGAATTAATTTTTACCTGTGGCATTAGCAAAGAGAGAAGAGTGAAAGAAAAGTAAGTTGGCCTTAATTTTAGGGCCAGACCCCAATTAAACGAATTGGCCCTGTCTTTACATCCCATCCAATAGGCTAAAGTCTATTCCAAGTTAGGCAAAATTCGATAAAATTATAAACAATAAACCATTATCCATTAATGATTATCCCTGGTGAATATTATGAAGAAATTAATAGCTATTTTGATAATAGGAATGTTTATTCTGTCCGCAGGGGCTGTCTATGCCGCTGACGGCACCCAGAAGTGGAGATTTAATACAGGTAATGCTATTGATTCATCGCCTGCAATCGGTGCTGACGGCACTATCTATGTCGGAAGCTGGGATTGTTACCTTTACGCGGTAAATCCCAACGGCACCCAGAAGTGGAAATTCCCGACAAGTGGCGTGATTTATTCATCGCCTGCAATCGGTGCTGACGGCACTATCTATGTCGGAAGCGGTGATTCTTACCTTTACGCTATTGAAGGTAGTTCTGGATGGACAACTGCAGATTATCGGCAGTCAATGAAGGCATATGCAAATTCGAACTGGCCAAGATTCGGACAAAACAACTTCAATCTACACAGGGCAGTGCCAACTCTTCACAAATCACTTCCAATAGACAGATTCTTGAAGATACTAAATGAGAACAGATGCAAGAATCATCCAGGCGCCGAAGGATGCGAAGTTAATTAATTTATTTTTTCTTTTCACTATTTTTTTCCATTGCAATTAGACTTGCCATATTTTTGCATATAATCTCTTCCGGATGGAATGTTAAAGGATCGTTTGATAAAAAAATAGTAGTATAAATCATATTTTGATAAATCTAATCACTTGTTTCTTAAATTAACACAAAATATCACAGACTATTTATGATATATGATACATCGTTCATTTTATATCTCTACTTCTCCTTCTAATTATCGGTGTTATAATGAAAGATGGCGTATTTTATGGAAAAGGTGTAAACAAGATAAAAAACGAATATCCTGAAATATTCGAGGCTATAGTAAAGCTCGACGAAGCAGTTTTTACAGGAAAAGTACTTGACTATAGAACTCAAAAATTAGTTGCACTTGGAATAACAGCGGCAAGAGCAGATGAAAGCGCAACAAAAAGACAGATGATGTCCGGTATGAATGAATTTAATATAACAAAGGACGAGATAGTTGATGTCTTAAGGGTCGTCCTCTTAACTTCAGGCATGCCAGCATTTAACAAAGGGATGAGAATCTTAGATGAGATAGAAAAACAATAATTAAATTTTCTCTTTTCTCATAATGGGAATATCTCAACATCAGAGCTCTGAAAACCTGTATCAAATATCCTGATATATTTCAAGATATCCTCAAAGTGACCTCTTATCTTACTATCTTCTTCCCCATATGGATAGTAAGCAAAGAAAAGGTAGGTTCTAGTTTTCTCTGTGATCATTGTCCTTCTATCCGGGCCAAACAATACACTTGATATTATGCCAAATTCATCTTGGGTAGTAATGTCTTCTGGCTTTAATTTCATCTCTTTCCCGCTGATATTCATATATTCTTCGTTACCTTTCGCTATCTTTGTATTAAGGCCACCCTTGATGCGATCAAGGTCATGGCCAGCCGTTAGATACATATTCTTCAGCTCGGCCATAAACATCGCCTCAACAACAGTATACTGTGAAGGGAAGCTCTTGCCACTAGTTATCGATTTAATCTGGTATTCAATCGGGTAGTTCTTCCCAAATTTTTTAAAGAATTGATTGTATTTTTTTATAGTTTCAGACTCTAGGTAATCTTTTGCATTATCCCTTATATCTGTCTCTATCCTTCTCTTTTCCTTCTCTAGCGATTCATCAATTTTTTTGTTTTCTAAATTTCTAATTTCAATAGTAGATACTATTAGATCGGGAAAATAATCCTTGAGAGTATTTAAAACATCCACCTTTATGATTATAATTCTCTAGATTGATTTAAATTTTTATTGAAAAAAGAGCGGTAAAGATTTTAAAGTTGAGCCCATCTAATAACAAGGAGAGAATATGATTTGTAAAAATTGTGGTAAGGAGATAGAAGACACTGCAAAATACTGCGCAGAGTGTGGCTATTCAACGGCCAAGAGGGAGGAATTCTACGTTGATTCAGACCACTTGATAGAGGAAATAAAGAAGATCATAGATGAAGGTATAGCAACAAGGATTATTATCAAAGATGAAAACGATAAATTGCTTCTAGATATCCCTCTTGCAGCTGGTCTCGTCGGCGCATTGATTGCACCATGGCTCGCAGCACTTGGTGCCATAGCTGCTCTAGTTGTAAAATGCAAGATAGTTGTAGAAAAACCAAATTAATTTTTTTATTTTTCTTCTAGTAAATTATTTAAATTAGTCAAACTCATACAGATAGGTGAGAAAATGAACCCTTCCGATGATATAATTATTATTGAAACTAAGAAGATTGATGTTGATAATCCAATAGTTCTAGAAGGAGTACCAGATATGGGGCTCGTTGGTTCAATAGCCGTAAGTCATCTGATACAAGAACAGAATTTTGAAGATGTTGGCTACATCAAGTCTGACCTTTTCCCTCCCGTAATGGTAGTCCATTCCAGAAAAGTGTTAAATCCTATAAGGATATTTCAAAAGGACAATATAATTGCAATACTCTCTGAAATCCCAATTGACCCAAACCCAGGATATATGCTATCTAAAAGACTCACTGAATGGTATAAAGAAAAAGGCGTAGAACTTATAATCTCTATAAGTGGAACACCTTTCCAAGAACGAATTGATATCGATGAACCGGAAGTTTTTGGGACATCAAACAATGAAGAGATATTGAAAAAAATGGAGGATTCAGGAGTTAAGATCCTTGAAGAAGGTTTTGTTTCTGGGTTTTATGCATTAATTCTTAAGAATTCCATCGAACTAAATCTAAATTCATCAGTTTTACTTGCGCAGTGCTATCCAAGTTATCCTGATCCAGGGGCCGCCGCTTCAATTCTTAAGATATTGAATAAAATGACAGGCTTGAATGTAGATTTTAAACAGCTGATTGAACAAGCTGAAGATCTAAAGGTCAACTATAGAGCACTTATGGAGCAGACAAACGCTTCAATCCAGAGGGAAAGTAAAGTTGATGTACCGACCATGTACAGGTAGATACCATGATAAGAAGGTACTATATTATCACAAGAGATTCAAATCATTCATTTAAAGAAGATTATTGGCATATTAACTACTGCAGTTGCAATAATATTGAACCTCTAACAGAGTTTGTCGAGACAAATGAAGCCTTAATTGCAACTTTGGATATGCCTTGCGTTGAGAAGGAAAAAATAGAGGTAACATCTGAAGAAAACTGCGTTAGGATATTTGCACCTACAACAAAAGGATTTTGCTTTAAGAGGGATATAAATCTTCCATTTTCTACTGACCCAGAAAAAGTCCGCGCTACTTATAAGAAAGGGATCCTAGCCATTGAAATACCAAAAAAAGTTAAACATTATAAAATAGAAATAAAATAATCATTTCCATTTTTCTAAGGCTTTTCTAAGCTCTTCATGAGTCTTTGCGTACTCCGGGAGTGATATCCCTTCCATGACGGCATCTACAGCCTGTCGCATGGCAGCTGCACCTTTTATAGTCCCATCGGGGTGTCCGTGTATCCCTCCCCCAGCCTGGACTATTGTGTCATCTCCCATGAACTGAACTATGGCAGGTATGTGGCCCGGGTGAAGTCCGCCTGAATTTACTGGAAAGCATGGATTCAAACCAAAAAGGTCAGATACAATCTTCTCCTTATTTTTAAGCACTTCTTCGATCTCACCTTCCATCTTGCCAACTACACTGCCTACATGCAGCTGGTCAATCCCTGCAAGCCTTGAAAGAAGTGACAACACTGGCATCGAAATGCCTTGCCTTTCGTTTCGTGTTATAGCTGCATGCATGGCCCTGTGTCCATGTATTATCATCTTAAATCCCTGATCCCTTATCTCTTGAACTTTTGAAAATCCAGCAACTAGGATGTCAACCATTATGCAAGCCCCACCATGGTCTTTTACAAACTGGGCTCTTTCTGTCATGTTTACCCCCGTTATATTTGGGGCATAGAGTTTCTTTTCTCCAGTTTCACTTTCTGCTCTGTCGAGGGCATCAAGAACCTTTATGACTCTATCTTCAAAAGGGCAAAATCTCTGATTTGTGAGATTCTCATCGTCCTTTACAAAATCGCATCCCCCATACCACGATTCATAAGAGAGGCTGGCAGTATCTTCTGGATTTAGCCCAACTTTTGGCTTGACTATGGTGCCTATATGCGGTCTTCTGGTCTTATCTGTCTTCATGTATTTCCTTACGCCCTCGATTCCATATTCTGGGCCTTTGAAAGTTTTAATGTATTTCTGAGGCATATCAACATCAATTAGTCTTGCCTTTGGTATTATCTTCATACCTAGAATGTTCCCTGCAATATCAGATAGAATTTGTGGAACTGAATTATCTTCAAACAACTCTATTGGGTAAGCAACTTTGATGTATGCCGCTTTATTGTCCTCAATCTCATAGAGCTCTTTAGCATAAAAAACAAAAGCCGACAAACTAGAGGCATATCCCTTTGAAGTTTTAAGAGGCGTCCAGGTTCCGTTGGAAGATTCCTTTGCAAGCTCTCCAGCATTTTTTATCACGTCATCTGTTTCGATGTAGAAATCTGCAATCAAATAGAAATCTTTGTCAATATCCTCTCCAATTCTTACAAAATCCATCTAATCACCTTATTAATTTGAGAGAGGAATTATTTAAATTTAAGTGATTTGATAATAAAAGAGAAATTAAATTAAGAAAAGTTTATTAAAATCAGTTTTTTTCAACTTGAATTTCAACATCGTCAATGTACCAGCCACGGTAATCATTTGCTAATTCATCGCTCATGTCAAAATAGAAGCCTATCTCGATAACTTTTCCGTTATAACTTGAGAGATCATAGCTTTTTTGAAGCCAAAGTTGCATTGGGTCGCTGTGTAACTGATCTAGGTCTTCCCAGTCCCCATTTCCAACTTCCCTTACCTGGATAAATCTTTGGTCGTAAAGTTTGCCCATATTTTCAGTTTGATACCAGTACCAAAATGTTAAAGTTGCATTAGTTGAACCTTTTAGATTTATAGGGGGTGAAACAAGTCTACCGCTGTTAGCAGTTCCAGAATCATAGTTTCCTGTAAGGTCATTCCCGTACCAAAAACTTGAAACTCCACTGTTAGCGTTTCTGTATTGTGACGTTTCATCTACGATATGCCACATACCTGTTGCTTCCCATCCAGCCGAGCTCTTTTCAAAATTATAAACATAATTATTGCTGAATACAGGCACAGCAACAATCAAAGATAAAACCGCCATTGACAATAGAGCAATTCCAATCTTTTTCACTGAAATCACCTTCATGTTATAAGCTACCATGGGCCCAATTTATAAGCCTTTCTGCAAATATATTATATTTATTATTAAATTATTAAACTATATTTGTATTTTCGATTATTATTTATAATAATAAATAAAACAAATTAAAATTTAAAAATGATACCAATATTAAGATTTTTATACTAATCGTGACATGTACTGGAAGAATCTTAAAACTAATACTGCGTAGATCACTACCAAAATGCACAAGAAAACGATTATTTTAGGTTTCTTAAGATTGAATATTATTTCTGGGTGTAGGAATATCCCGAAGAATAACAGAAACAATCCTAAAAGATGACTTGGTACATATTCTATCCCCATATAAGGCAGTATATTAAATCCCATGAATGCAAATACAGTCACAAATAATCCGACTGCCATTAAAAACTCTGAAAGCTTTCTTAAATTAGTTTCTGATATCACAACAATACCTATTTTTTTGTAAGTTCATCAAGTATTCTCATACCTTTTATGAAGGCTGGCTGGCCCGATAATAAGAGAACTACCCTCAAAACATCAGCTATCTCTTCCGGAGTTACCTTTAATTCCTTCATTGCTGAGCGCATCTGTTTTTCTGTGGCAGTTTCATCGCAGTTACCTGCAGTAATCCCAATCGCAATAAGCTTCTGCGTTTTGTAGTCAAGGACCTTCCCCGTATATACAACTTCGTTAAGATTTTTTATAACTTCGTAAATCTCTGGATAATCTTTCTTTACCTTTCCCATCCCTTTTCCATAAAACACGTCGTACTTCATTTTATCACAAGTACTTATTCATTTTATTCTATATAAATATAAGTATTTGTGAATAACCAATCAAAAGACATTTAACGAGTTTTCCCATCTTGACATCAATGGAGGGATTATTGCTTCTTTCTATAGGTTTTGGGGTCGGTTTATCAGGGGCAATTGCACCGGGCCCATTATTCATGGCTACAATAAAGGACACGTTGAAATACGGGTCACTATCAGGTCCAATGATATGCGTTGGACATCTTTTTGTAGAAATCCCAATAATAATAGGTCTCTCACTTGGTATATCTTACGTGATTAATATACCCATCGTAAGGGCGTTGATAGGTCTAATCGGTGGCGTGAGTCTAGCTTATCTTGGAATCCAGATAATAAAAGGCAGGAAAAAATTTGAAAAGATTTCTGAAGAGAGCATGAAGGATATTCAAATAGATAGCATTAGAATCAAGAAGGATTATATGCTCCCGATGAAAACTGGATTCATATTCACAATTTTAAATCCAGCGATGTTTATCTGGTGGTTTACTGTAGGAAATGGTCTTGTGATGAGGGGGCTTGCGATTGGATTTATGGGAGTATTCTTACTATTTATTGGCCACTGGTTTTCTGACTTGTCATGGTATACATTTCTTTCCTTTTCAATTTCAAAAGGTAAAAAGTTCATAAGTGCTAAAGTCTACGAGGCAATCCTTTTTGTTTGTGGTGTTTTCTTGGTATCTCTCGGGGTGTATTTCTTATATGGCGCCCTCCCTTACTTAAGCCACTATGTCTAATATTTTTATATTAAAAAGTTTAAAGATAGTATATGCTTGAGATAGATGGCAGTTTTGGGGAAGGTGGCGGTCAAATTCTAAGGACTTCGCTTGCATTTTCTATTCTAACTGATATTCCCGTTCATGTCTATAACATAAGGAGAAATAGACCACGAGAAGGATTGGCACCACAGCATTTGAAAACAATATCGGCTTTAGAAGCCTTGACAGGTTCAAAAGTTGAAGGGAACTCTATAAGTTCAACTGAAATTAAATTTTTCCCAAAAAAAGAATTTAAAAGAAAGATTACAATTAACATTGGAACAGCAGGAAGCATTACGTTACTCTTGCAATCTCTCATGGTTATTTTACCCTTTTTAGAAAACAAAACAATTGTCGGTGTCTATGGAGGTACAGACGTCCCATGGAGCCCACAGGTAGACTACCTAAAGGAAGTTTCATTGCCAACTTTAGAGAGGATGGGATACAGAATTAATATCACGAAGGTGATAAGGGGCTACTACCCAGAAGGCGGAGGCTATGTTGAGATCGAAGCGTTTCCAATTAAAAAACTTAAACCAATTAGAATTGATAAATTTCAAAAATTAGAAAAGATCGATGGTGTTTCTTATTCTACAAACCTTCCTGAAAATGTGACAGAACGGCAAAAGAAATCTGCAAGAGGGATACTCTATAGAGATGGAATTACTCCCAATATCAAACTTCAAGTTGAAAAGGATTCTAGCCAAAGAATTGGATCAGGGCTATTCCTTTTCTCCAAAGACAAGAATTCAATTATTGGAGACGGGGCATTGGGCGCAAGAGGAAAAAGGGCCGAAGAGGTGGGTGAAGAAGGGGCAAAACAATTTCTAGAGAAATATTATCAAGGATTTGATTGTCACATGTCTGACCAGATAGTCCCATATATGGCTCTGGCAGAAGGGAGTTCCTCAATTTTTACTAAAAATACTTCTCATCTTGAAACAAATATTTCCATTTTGGAGAAATTTTACGATATTAAAGTTTTGTGGGAAGATTATATGCTAGAAATAGAGGGCATTGGATTTGAAAATGTTTATATAGATTGAACTTTAAGAAACTAAGGTGAGAGAATGGGAGACTTGAAGAAAGTATCTGAATTTGTTTATGAGATTGAGAAAAAAGGTGAGATGAAAGTACCGGCCAGAATATATGCTGATGATAAGCTTATTGTAAAAATGAAGGAAGACCTTACGTTAAAGCAGGCAGAGAATATATCGTGCCTTACAGGAATCGAGGGCTACTCTTTTGTCATGCCAGATGGGCACCAGGGGTATGGATTTCCCATAGGTGGCGTTGCCGCAATGGATTATGAAAATGGAATTATCTCTCCTGGAGGGGTGGGGTATGACATAAACTGCGGTGTCAGACTTCTAAAATCAAGCTTAACACATGATGACGTTTTTGGAAAAAGAAAAGAAATCATCGATTCAATATTCAAAAACGTTCCTTCCGGGCTTGGTTCACAGGGCAAGGTAAAATTATCCTCTAAGAATTTAGATGAGGTCCTGATGGTGGGGGCAAAATGGGCAGTTGATGAGGACTACGGCTGGAAAAAGGACTTGAAGCGTATTGAGAGTGAAGGAAGCATGGATGGAGACCCGAATAAAGTCAGTAGCAATGCAAAGAAGAGGGGGATGCCCCAGCTAGGGAGCCTTGGTAGCGGAAATCACTTCCTTGAAATGCAGGTTATCGATGAGATTTATGACGAGAAGACTGCTGCTGGATTTGGACTCAAAGAAGGACAGATCTGTTTTATGATGCATACAGGATCACGAGGATGTGGCCATCAGATATGTTCTGACTATATCCAAACAATGGAGGGCGCCCATAAAAAATACAATATTAAAATCCCCGATAGAGAACTTGTATGTGCGCCAATCCAGTCAAAGGAAGGAGAAGATTATTTCAAGGCAATGAGTTCAGGAGCTAACTTTGCATGGGCAAACAGGCAGATGATAACTCACTGGATAAGGGAATCCATAGGTAAAGTTTTTGATGAAGATCCAGAAGATTTAGGGTTAGAAATACTATACGATGTTGCCCATAATATAGCCAAGATTGAAAAGCACAACGGAAAGAAATACTGCGTCCATAGAAAAGGTGCAACAAGGGCATTCTGGAAGGGAAGAGATGAACTGCCAAAAGAGTATGAAGACTTCGGGCAGCCAGTTATAATCCCTGGCGACATGGGAACTGCGTCTTACATAATGGTCGGGGTAAAATCATCAAGTCAAACGTTTGGGTCAACATGTCACGGAGCTGGAAGAGTTCTTTCAAGAAGTGCGGCGATTAAGAAATTTAGAGGCGAGGACATAATCAAAATGCTTGAAAAGCAAAATATATATGTCAAAGCCGCTTCTCCAAAGGTCGTTGCCGAAGAAGCTCCTGATGTATACAAAGATATTCATAACGTAGTGGACGTATGTGATAAAGCAGGGCTTGCAAAGAAAGTTGCAAAACTTAGGCCGATAGGGGTAGCTAAAGGATAATTAATCCTTTGCGTATCCCTCGACACTTTGGTCCCACATCTTGTAAAAGAAATCCCTTGTTTTCTTTAGTATAGTCTTGTCGTTAGTTATTATCCCCGCTTCAAAGTGGTCATAGAAGCTGTCTCTTGTAAGGTCCGAAGAAGAAATTATTGATTCTCTATCATCAGAGATTAAGAATCTAGCATGGCATTCCCTGTTTACTCTGACCTCTGCGCCATTTTTCTTTAAGATTTTGAATGCTTTTTTATTGCCTGGTCTTGTGATGTGTCTGAATATTGCCTTGACCTTTGCACCTTTTTTCACAACATCTATAATAAACGAAACAATGGAATCATCAAGATATCCTGCGATAAGAAGTTCATTCTGAGTGTTTTCTATGAGATTAATGGTTCTATCCTTTAGAATCTTGTCTTGAGGGGTGGTAACGATTAAGTCAAATGGAGATTCCAACGGCGGTAATTTTTCGTAAGTTACCTTCTTAGTTGATATCTCTTCAGCTTCAGCGATCTGTTCTAAAGTATAATAGACTCCAAGATCTGCTACCACGCATTCTGTAATCTTACTGAGTTCCTCCCACAACTCTTCTAGTTTTTTAGGATCTCCATGATTTAAAAATACTTTTTTTGGTGGTTCTTCAAAAGATGACACATAATCGATTAGATCTGGATGGGAAGCATGGGCGGAGAATTCAATCCATTCTACCCTTGAATTAATCTTTCTTAGTTTCCCATCCTCGTCTTTAAATTCTCTTAAGCCATCTAAAATTTGTCTGCCAAAAGTTTCTTCAACTTGGTAACCAACTAATAAAAGTGTGTTTTTTTCGTCAGGTGCCCATGATTTGAAATAATCGATAACTGGACCTCCAGACATCATTCCCGCAGTAGTAACGACTATTATCGGCTCAGGTGACTGAATTATTTTCTTTCTGTTCCAAACCTCTCTAAACATTTTGCTGTTGAAAGGATTTTCTTTTCTGAAGAGATTTATCATCTTTTGATTCATCCAGTCGGGGTAGTTGTCGTAGATGTCATTTGCTTTGATAAGCATGCCCTCAAGGTATATGGGCTGCGATATCTCTCCCCTTTCCTTTGCCTCTTTTAGAATCATCATTATATTTTGGGCTCTGTCTATCGCAAAAACAGGTATCAAGACATTTCCTTTCTTCTTTTTTGTTTCTTTAATTACTCGGATCAGGTCCTTTTCTCTATGTTCTATTGGTGGATGCACGTCACTTTTCATTCCATAAGTTGACTCTAGTATTAGGTAGTCCACTCCAGGTATTCCTTTTTTAACTGGATTTAAAGTTCTAACATCAGAGCCGATATCCCCTGTATAAACAATTCTTCCGTAAGGCGTGTCAAGACATATTTGAGCTGCACCCAATATATGGCCAGCATCATAAAAAGTAAGAGATATGTCTTCATTTATGTAGACCTTTTCTTCATAGTTAAGAGCTACTGCTCTAGCGATCTCTTTTCGTATATCTTCTTGGTAATAAGGAACCTTTTCTCCTTGAAGCTCTTGGACTTTGATAAAATCTTTTTGGATTAAAAGTGCCAGGTCCATAGTTGGCTTAGTAAAGTATATGGGGCCGTTATATCCAAGAGAATAAAGACGAGGCGCATATCCAGAATGGTCAAGATGTGCGTGAGAGATAATAACAGCTTCAATTGCGGATATGTTAACATCTGATAAATCAGGATACATCCCTTCCCCAGAAAGCTTTACTCCGCAATCCAAAATAAATATTCGTCCATCAATATCAACTTCAACGCAAGATTTTCCAACCTCGCCAGCACCACCTAACCATCTAAGCTTCATGGGCTTTCAAAAGTAACAACCTTTAAATGTTTTATGAATTATTAACTAACATGGAACTTCAGTATCATATTAAATGTAAGGATGGCGATATATTCCCTTATGTCATCATGCCGGGAGATCCGAACAGGGTCAATTTGATCGGGAGCTTTATGGAGGATGTTAAGCAAATTGCATCTAACAGAGAGTATACTACAATTTCGGGATATTACAGAGGTGTTGGAATAAGTGTCACTTCTACAGGAATTGGCGCACCTTCCACTTCGATTGCAATAGAAGAACTTGCAAGGATTGGTGCAAAGACTTTGATTAGGGTAGGGAGCACTGGGGCATTGGAAGAAACAATAAAGTGTGGGGATTTAATCATAAACACAGCTTCAGTCAGATATGATGGTGCAACAAAAGATTACGTCAATCCATTTTACCCTGCAGTTGCATCCTATGAAGTGACTCTTGCACTGATAGAGGCCTGTGAAAAATTGCAGTATAAATATCACGTTGGGATTGGCGCCAGCAGAGACACATTTTATGGAGGGCAGGAGAGGCCCTCTTTTAAAGATTAC from Methanofastidiosum sp. includes:
- a CDS encoding PQQ-binding-like beta-propeller repeat protein: MKKLIAILIIGMFILSAGAVYAADGTQKWRFNTGNAIDSSPAIGADGTIYVGSWDCYLYAVNPNGTQKWKFPTSGVIYSSPAIGADGTIYVGSGDSYLYAIEGSSGWTTADYRQSMKAYANSNWPRFGQNNFNLHRAVPTLHKSLPIDRFLKILNENRCKNHPGAEGCEVN
- a CDS encoding carboxymuconolactone decarboxylase family protein, encoding MKDGVFYGKGVNKIKNEYPEIFEAIVKLDEAVFTGKVLDYRTQKLVALGITAARADESATKRQMMSGMNEFNITKDEIVDVLRVVLLTSGMPAFNKGMRILDEIEKQ
- a CDS encoding DUF4342 domain-containing protein — protein: MEDTAKYCAECGYSTAKREEFYVDSDHLIEEIKKIIDEGIATRIIIKDENDKLLLDIPLAAGLVGALIAPWLAALGAIAALVVKCKIVVEKPN
- a CDS encoding proteasome assembly chaperone family protein, which translates into the protein MNPSDDIIIIETKKIDVDNPIVLEGVPDMGLVGSIAVSHLIQEQNFEDVGYIKSDLFPPVMVVHSRKVLNPIRIFQKDNIIAILSEIPIDPNPGYMLSKRLTEWYKEKGVELIISISGTPFQERIDIDEPEVFGTSNNEEILKKMEDSGVKILEEGFVSGFYALILKNSIELNLNSSVLLAQCYPSYPDPGAAASILKILNKMTGLNVDFKQLIEQAEDLKVNYRALMEQTNASIQRESKVDVPTMYR
- a CDS encoding Hsp20/alpha crystallin family protein, giving the protein MIRRYYIITRDSNHSFKEDYWHINYCSCNNIEPLTEFVETNEALIATLDMPCVEKEKIEVTSEENCVRIFAPTTKGFCFKRDINLPFSTDPEKVRATYKKGILAIEIPKKVKHYKIEIK
- a CDS encoding ribulose-bisphosphate carboxylase large subunit translates to MDFVRIGEDIDKDFYLIADFYIETDDVIKNAGELAKESSNGTWTPLKTSKGYASSLSAFVFYAKELYEIEDNKAAYIKVAYPIELFEDNSVPQILSDIAGNILGMKIIPKARLIDVDMPQKYIKTFKGPEYGIEGVRKYMKTDKTRRPHIGTIVKPKVGLNPEDTASLSYESWYGGCDFVKDDENLTNQRFCPFEDRVIKVLDALDRAESETGEKKLYAPNITGVNMTERAQFVKDHGGACIMVDILVAGFSKVQEIRDQGFKMIIHGHRAMHAAITRNERQGISMPVLSLLSRLAGIDQLHVGSVVGKMEGEIEEVLKNKEKIVSDLFGLNPCFPVNSGGLHPGHIPAIVQFMGDDTIVQAGGGIHGHPDGTIKGAAAMRQAVDAVMEGISLPEYAKTHEELRKALEKWK
- a CDS encoding immune inhibitor A; its protein translation is MKVISVKKIGIALLSMAVLSLIVAVPVFSNNYVYNFEKSSAGWEATGMWHIVDETSQYRNANSGVSSFWYGNDLTGNYDSGTANSGRLVSPPINLKGSTNATLTFWYWYQTENMGKLYDQRFIQVREVGNGDWEDLDQLHSDPMQLWLQKSYDLSSYNGKVIEIGFYFDMSDELANDYRGWYIDDVEIQVEKN
- a CDS encoding carboxymuconolactone decarboxylase family protein; translated protein: MKYDVFYGKGMGKVKKDYPEIYEVIKNLNEVVYTGKVLDYKTQKLIAIGITAGNCDETATEKQMRSAMKELKVTPEEIADVLRVVLLLSGQPAFIKGMRILDELTKK
- a CDS encoding LysE family translocator, whose protein sequence is MEGLLLLSIGFGVGLSGAIAPGPLFMATIKDTLKYGSLSGPMICVGHLFVEIPIIIGLSLGISYVINIPIVRALIGLIGGVSLAYLGIQIIKGRKKFEKISEESMKDIQIDSIRIKKDYMLPMKTGFIFTILNPAMFIWWFTVGNGLVMRGLAIGFMGVFLLFIGHWFSDLSWYTFLSFSISKGKKFISAKVYEAILFVCGVFLVSLGVYFLYGALPYLSHYV
- a CDS encoding RNA 3'-terminal phosphate cyclase, producing the protein MLEIDGSFGEGGGQILRTSLAFSILTDIPVHVYNIRRNRPREGLAPQHLKTISALEALTGSKVEGNSISSTEIKFFPKKEFKRKITINIGTAGSITLLLQSLMVILPFLENKTIVGVYGGTDVPWSPQVDYLKEVSLPTLERMGYRINITKVIRGYYPEGGGYVEIEAFPIKKLKPIRIDKFQKLEKIDGVSYSTNLPENVTERQKKSARGILYRDGITPNIKLQVEKDSSQRIGSGLFLFSKDKNSIIGDGALGARGKRAEEVGEEGAKQFLEKYYQGFDCHMSDQIVPYMALAEGSSSIFTKNTSHLETNISILEKFYDIKVLWEDYMLEIEGIGFENVYID
- a CDS encoding RtcB family protein; the protein is MGDLKKVSEFVYEIEKKGEMKVPARIYADDKLIVKMKEDLTLKQAENISCLTGIEGYSFVMPDGHQGYGFPIGGVAAMDYENGIISPGGVGYDINCGVRLLKSSLTHDDVFGKRKEIIDSIFKNVPSGLGSQGKVKLSSKNLDEVLMVGAKWAVDEDYGWKKDLKRIESEGSMDGDPNKVSSNAKKRGMPQLGSLGSGNHFLEMQVIDEIYDEKTAAGFGLKEGQICFMMHTGSRGCGHQICSDYIQTMEGAHKKYNIKIPDRELVCAPIQSKEGEDYFKAMSSGANFAWANRQMITHWIRESIGKVFDEDPEDLGLEILYDVAHNIAKIEKHNGKKYCVHRKGATRAFWKGRDELPKEYEDFGQPVIIPGDMGTASYIMVGVKSSSQTFGSTCHGAGRVLSRSAAIKKFRGEDIIKMLEKQNIYVKAASPKVVAEEAPDVYKDIHNVVDVCDKAGLAKKVAKLRPIGVAKG